The following proteins are encoded in a genomic region of Mycolicibacterium rutilum:
- a CDS encoding lytic transglycosylase domain-containing protein, with the protein MSVIAAIRRAAPVVAVAAFALTGCTTPAEPPPSTTAAPPSTSAPAPTPAPARRELASDPVQIADDLVADERTLRDPSAPDDVLVAAAHRQQLAYRTLGRNADWERVARPRIPPQLAAIYDRNISARQHLTALSEGTAQDTLPAWRIVPPPPADELLAYYREAEAASGVSWSHLAAINMIETVFGRVAGVSTAGAQGPMQFLPSTFAAYGEGGDIHSPRDSIMAAGRYLAANGFAADPDRALFRYNNSTDYVQAVNDYAAVLADDPAAFAGYHRWQVYYKTTAGDVLLPVGYFAQTRIPVAEYLSSQPSPPPR; encoded by the coding sequence TGATCGCCGCGATTCGGCGCGCCGCGCCCGTCGTCGCCGTCGCAGCGTTCGCGCTCACCGGATGCACGACGCCGGCTGAGCCGCCGCCGTCGACCACCGCTGCTCCGCCGTCGACGTCTGCGCCCGCCCCCACGCCGGCACCCGCCCGCCGCGAACTGGCATCCGATCCCGTGCAGATCGCCGACGACCTGGTCGCCGATGAACGCACGCTGCGCGATCCGTCCGCACCGGACGACGTGCTCGTGGCGGCCGCGCATCGCCAGCAGCTCGCGTACCGGACGCTGGGCCGCAACGCCGACTGGGAACGGGTGGCGCGGCCGCGGATTCCCCCGCAACTGGCCGCGATCTACGACCGCAACATCAGCGCACGGCAGCACCTGACCGCGCTGAGCGAGGGCACCGCGCAGGACACCCTGCCGGCGTGGCGGATCGTGCCGCCGCCGCCAGCCGACGAACTGCTGGCCTACTACCGCGAAGCCGAGGCAGCGTCCGGGGTGAGTTGGAGCCACCTGGCGGCGATCAACATGATCGAGACCGTGTTCGGTCGCGTCGCCGGCGTGAGCACCGCGGGCGCGCAGGGACCGATGCAGTTCCTGCCGTCGACGTTCGCGGCGTACGGCGAGGGCGGCGACATCCACTCTCCGCGCGACAGTATCATGGCGGCCGGGCGGTACCTCGCCGCGAACGGCTTCGCCGCCGACCCCGATCGTGCGCTGTTCCGCTACAACAACTCGACCGACTACGTGCAGGCCGTCAACGACTACGCCGCGGTGCTGGCCGACGATCCCGCCGCGTTCGCCGGCTATCACCGGTGGCAGGTGTACTACAAGACGACGGCCGGTGACGTGCTGCTGCCCGTCGGCTACTTCGCGCAGACGCGGATCCCGGTCGCTGAATACCTTTCGTCTCAACCGTCTCCCCCGCCCCGGTGA